The Stratiformator vulcanicus genome has a segment encoding these proteins:
- a CDS encoding NAD(P)/FAD-dependent oxidoreductase, which translates to MPNESPETIIVGAGVAGLTCAKVLTEAGRRVLVLEAADAVGGRVRTDAVDGFQLDRGFQVLLTAYPEARKHLDYDALRLGRFDPGAMLAIGSSLRRFVDPWRRPQHLVATATNPAGSLTDKLRVAKLRRAAEAISLDAVWLREEKSTLTALRDEFGFTDRMIDRFFRPFLGGIYLEHDLATTDRMLMFVFGMFAKGHAALPAAGMQAIPQQLADRLPAGSLRLNTPVSSVDKAGVTLESGERVDSSHVIIATDGIAAATWLDDVEPPQWNSTTCLYFEADRPPLREPLLVLSATENDGPISNLTVPSQICRSYAPQGRSLICISTKSEFGDGDELIDPVKRQAKRWFGQSVENWRLLKTYRIPQALPKMIPPTSNLDGRDPLHAGGVYVCGDHWANSSLNGAMETGRRAAEAVLEREVEA; encoded by the coding sequence ATGCCGAATGAATCACCAGAGACGATTATCGTCGGTGCCGGTGTCGCCGGACTGACTTGCGCTAAAGTTCTTACTGAAGCCGGTCGCCGCGTCCTGGTTCTCGAAGCGGCTGATGCCGTCGGCGGACGCGTGCGGACTGACGCCGTCGATGGTTTTCAACTCGATCGCGGCTTTCAGGTGCTGCTGACCGCCTACCCTGAAGCGCGGAAGCATCTCGACTACGATGCGCTCCGGCTCGGCCGATTCGACCCCGGGGCAATGCTTGCGATCGGAAGTTCGCTGCGCCGGTTTGTCGATCCTTGGCGACGTCCGCAGCATCTCGTCGCGACGGCGACCAACCCGGCGGGATCACTCACGGACAAACTGCGGGTTGCGAAATTGCGTCGCGCTGCCGAGGCCATATCGCTCGATGCCGTCTGGTTACGGGAAGAAAAGTCGACGCTCACCGCATTGCGAGATGAGTTCGGATTTACCGACCGGATGATCGACCGGTTCTTCCGACCATTTCTCGGCGGCATCTATTTGGAGCATGATCTCGCCACGACCGATCGGATGCTGATGTTCGTGTTCGGGATGTTTGCCAAGGGTCACGCGGCACTTCCCGCCGCGGGGATGCAGGCGATTCCCCAACAGTTGGCCGATCGTCTTCCCGCCGGTTCGCTTCGCCTGAACACTCCGGTTTCTTCCGTTGACAAGGCGGGGGTGACGCTCGAGAGTGGCGAACGTGTCGACTCCTCGCACGTGATCATTGCGACCGATGGCATTGCGGCCGCGACGTGGCTGGACGATGTCGAGCCGCCACAGTGGAACTCGACGACCTGCCTGTACTTCGAGGCTGACCGCCCGCCCTTAAGGGAACCCTTGTTGGTCTTAAGCGCGACCGAAAACGACGGGCCGATCAGTAACCTGACGGTTCCGAGTCAGATTTGCCGGAGCTATGCGCCGCAGGGGCGTTCGTTGATTTGTATTTCGACCAAGTCAGAATTCGGTGATGGCGATGAACTCATCGACCCGGTCAAGCGTCAGGCGAAGCGATGGTTCGGGCAATCAGTTGAAAACTGGCGACTTCTCAAGACATACCGTATCCCGCAAGCGCTGCCCAAGATGATTCCGCCGACGAGTAATCTCGATGGCCGCGATCCGCTTCACGCGGGAGGCGTTTATGTCTGCGGCGATCATTGGGCCAACTCGTCACTTAACGGCGCCATGGAAACCGGCCGCCGCGCGGCAGAGGCGGTGCTTGAGCGTGAGGTGGAGGCGTAG